Proteins encoded by one window of Chondromyces crocatus:
- a CDS encoding vWA domain-containing protein, whose translation MVPWRPLAAPVRLPLTLCVVCAWICGLFAPASARAEAPVELLPAIPPGSPAAGEGVVRSVIVVEASSSLRATDPKGQRKLAAELHVDLSRDGDEVAVVAFAGTAREVTSGFVTIRSPEDRATLKLAIRGIGTEGVWADFSAGLAAGRKLLEAAPGSPSDRELLLILGDESCDPDPRGPLGVAAQVARPHRMDAFCHEKVLKEIVPALGGAPVFAFGLSRSAPRAFLEALGRASGGLGMVAAEADDLPRFIAGIHARLRGTALMKGAPGAAIEVHDGAGSLDVALVAPRGAGARLLDPAGVEVPTHNEKPGEVLFVEGPAYRLFKVASPAVGAYRVAGGAGGRFVAVEGSSLWLEFVDAPEVAEVGKEIEVRVRLASASGELPSLAFLDRHELHLRGAQAASGELGCSGQLATVKPVLLRRGADGIYRARQAPRARGELCFQAELVPGPGGMLTRRSAPLVVRAVPRLKLVAAGMPAFAPVVQGQAVEAMLSLEGSEIAVPLEAQLSLEGGPGLSLSPASIALTAEGPRVFTLRVEADPAAEGGPRSVKLEVRPVKPKGHETRAILLEGEVTVVPLTFWERTHPWIAVGSGGLVLLLFGLGLFLPPRFGRRLVLRYEDRRAPEVPRTGTCVLRKQARAGFYRGARLLLGAAGPVRTGAVVELRPASGGGVVARPLGGKVVREIPAEDAVALGEPREVRAVVLKDGVFRCAPSARYEVIDTGLVFWIEVGR comes from the coding sequence GTGGTACCCTGGCGACCCCTTGCCGCCCCGGTCCGTCTCCCGCTGACGCTGTGCGTGGTGTGTGCGTGGATCTGCGGGCTCTTCGCCCCTGCTTCGGCGCGCGCGGAGGCACCAGTCGAGCTGCTGCCGGCCATCCCGCCGGGCTCGCCAGCAGCGGGGGAGGGGGTGGTGCGCAGCGTGATCGTGGTCGAGGCGTCGTCGTCGCTGCGGGCGACGGATCCGAAGGGGCAACGCAAGCTCGCCGCCGAGCTGCACGTGGATCTGTCGCGAGACGGGGACGAGGTCGCGGTGGTCGCGTTCGCAGGGACGGCGCGCGAGGTGACGTCGGGGTTCGTGACGATCCGTTCTCCAGAGGACCGGGCGACGCTCAAGCTGGCGATCCGGGGGATCGGGACGGAGGGGGTGTGGGCCGATTTCTCGGCGGGGCTCGCTGCGGGGCGGAAGCTGCTGGAGGCGGCGCCGGGCAGCCCGTCGGACCGGGAGCTGCTGCTGATCCTGGGCGACGAGAGCTGTGATCCGGATCCGCGTGGGCCGCTGGGGGTGGCGGCGCAGGTGGCGCGGCCGCACCGGATGGATGCGTTCTGCCACGAGAAGGTGCTGAAGGAGATCGTGCCGGCGCTCGGGGGGGCGCCAGTGTTCGCGTTCGGGCTGTCGCGGTCCGCGCCGCGGGCGTTCCTGGAGGCGCTGGGGCGCGCGTCAGGGGGGCTCGGGATGGTGGCGGCGGAGGCGGATGATCTGCCGCGTTTCATCGCGGGGATCCATGCGCGGTTGCGGGGGACGGCGCTGATGAAGGGGGCGCCCGGGGCGGCGATCGAGGTGCACGATGGCGCGGGTTCGCTCGACGTGGCGCTGGTCGCGCCGCGGGGGGCAGGGGCGCGGTTGCTCGACCCGGCCGGGGTGGAGGTGCCGACGCACAACGAGAAGCCCGGAGAGGTGCTGTTCGTGGAAGGGCCCGCGTACCGGCTCTTCAAGGTGGCGAGCCCTGCAGTGGGGGCCTACCGGGTCGCGGGCGGGGCCGGGGGGCGCTTCGTGGCGGTGGAGGGGTCGTCGCTGTGGCTGGAGTTCGTGGACGCGCCCGAGGTCGCCGAGGTGGGCAAGGAGATCGAGGTGCGGGTGCGCCTCGCGTCGGCGTCCGGGGAGCTGCCGTCGCTGGCGTTCCTGGATCGGCACGAGCTCCACCTGCGCGGCGCGCAGGCGGCGTCCGGGGAGCTGGGCTGCTCGGGGCAGCTCGCGACGGTGAAGCCGGTGCTGCTGCGGCGGGGCGCCGACGGGATCTACCGGGCGCGCCAGGCGCCGCGCGCGCGGGGGGAGCTGTGCTTCCAGGCGGAGCTCGTGCCGGGTCCGGGCGGGATGCTGACGCGACGGAGCGCGCCGCTGGTGGTGCGGGCGGTGCCTCGGCTGAAGCTCGTGGCCGCCGGGATGCCAGCGTTCGCGCCGGTGGTGCAAGGCCAGGCGGTGGAGGCGATGCTGTCCCTGGAGGGGAGCGAGATCGCGGTGCCGCTGGAGGCGCAGCTTTCGCTGGAGGGAGGGCCAGGGCTGTCGCTGTCGCCGGCGTCGATCGCGCTGACGGCGGAGGGGCCGCGCGTGTTCACGCTGCGGGTGGAGGCGGATCCAGCGGCCGAGGGGGGGCCTCGGTCGGTGAAGCTGGAGGTGCGCCCCGTGAAGCCGAAGGGGCACGAGACGAGGGCGATCCTGCTCGAGGGGGAGGTGACGGTCGTCCCGTTGACGTTCTGGGAGCGCACGCACCCGTGGATCGCGGTGGGCTCGGGGGGGCTCGTGCTGCTCCTGTTCGGGCTGGGGTTGTTCTTGCCGCCGCGCTTCGGTCGTCGGCTGGTGCTGCGCTACGAGGATCGGCGCGCGCCGGAGGTGCCGCGCACGGGGACGTGCGTGCTCCGGAAGCAGGCGCGGGCGGGCTTCTACCGGGGCGCGCGGCTGCTTCTGGGGGCGGCGGGGCCGGTGCGGACGGGCGCGGTCGTGGAGCTGCGGCCCGCGTCGGGGGGCGGGGTGGTGGCGCGGCCGCTGGGGGGCAAGGTCGTGCGGGAGATCCCGGCGGAGGATGCGGTGGCGCTGGGGGAGCCGCGTGAGGTGCGGGCGGTGGTGCTGAAGGACGGGGTGTTCCGCTGCGCGCCGTCGGCACGCTACGAGGTCATCGACACCGGGCTGGTGTTCTGGATCGAGGTGGGGCGGTAA
- a CDS encoding STAS domain-containing protein yields the protein MLDSFFSTCPELLFVATVDGRLELTSAALRRHLGAGGEPGARLHDLVHIQDRALFEAAWARLAQSTTPEGLDVRVRDAQGDYETVRFHAARTEDGSGIHGAFRCEAESPPRTKELLLDALSDHLPAVIWGCDLQGTLTYQQGKALEVVGLSQGHFVTQNIFEVYGESKVAMEHVRSALTGESSHYLSSAQGVHWESWVVPIRDARGEQVMVLGFSIDITRVRKAEDELRERLAKIEQQQEIIRRLSTPIIEVWDGVLTLPMLGVLDSSRTAEVMDNLLDRITQSQARYAVLDLTGVEVVDTGVAGYLLRLVNAIRLLGAEGIVAGIRPTVAQTMITLGADLSQIVTHRNLRAALSYCIRNMSRVED from the coding sequence TTGCTGGATTCATTCTTCTCGACGTGTCCCGAGCTGCTCTTCGTCGCCACCGTCGACGGACGGCTGGAGCTCACCAGCGCGGCGCTGCGACGCCACCTGGGCGCGGGAGGTGAACCCGGGGCCCGGCTCCACGACCTCGTGCACATCCAGGACAGGGCCCTCTTCGAAGCCGCCTGGGCGCGCCTCGCGCAGAGCACCACGCCCGAAGGGCTCGACGTCCGCGTGCGTGACGCGCAAGGAGACTACGAGACCGTGCGGTTCCACGCCGCCCGTACCGAGGACGGCAGCGGCATCCACGGCGCCTTCCGGTGCGAAGCCGAGAGCCCCCCGCGCACCAAGGAGCTGCTCCTCGACGCGCTCTCGGATCACCTCCCCGCCGTCATCTGGGGCTGCGATCTCCAGGGCACCCTGACCTACCAGCAGGGCAAAGCGCTGGAGGTGGTCGGCCTCTCGCAGGGCCACTTCGTGACGCAGAACATCTTCGAGGTCTACGGCGAGTCGAAGGTGGCGATGGAGCACGTCCGCAGCGCCCTCACGGGCGAGAGCAGCCACTACCTCAGCTCCGCCCAAGGAGTTCACTGGGAGAGCTGGGTGGTCCCCATCCGCGACGCCCGGGGCGAGCAGGTCATGGTCCTCGGCTTCTCCATCGACATCACCCGCGTCCGCAAAGCCGAAGACGAACTCCGCGAACGCCTCGCCAAGATCGAACAGCAGCAGGAGATCATCCGCCGCCTCTCCACCCCCATCATCGAGGTCTGGGACGGCGTGCTCACCCTCCCCATGCTCGGCGTCCTCGACAGCAGCCGCACCGCCGAGGTCATGGACAACCTCCTCGACCGCATCACCCAGAGCCAGGCCCGCTACGCCGTCCTCGACCTCACCGGCGTCGAGGTCGTCGACACCGGCGTCGCCGGCTACCTGCTCCGCCTCGTCAACGCCATCCGCCTGCTCGGCGCCGAAGGCATCGTTGCCGGCATCCGCCCCACCGTCGCCCAGACCATGATCACCCTCGGCGCCGACCTCTCCCAGATCGTCACCCACCGCAACCTGCGCGCCGCCCTCTCCTACTGCATCCGCAACATGAGCCGGGTCGAGGACTGA
- a CDS encoding STAS domain-containing protein, with translation MAANTPSALLDSFFSTCPELLFVAAIDGRLELTSAALRHHVGAGGEAGAQLLDLIHPKDRPLAEAALARLRQSTTAERLDVRLRDVQGAYGMATLHAACTQDGTAIHGSLRLDLESPPRIKELLLEALAKHLPAVIWGCNLAGTFIYQEGQVLDTLGLRQNHFLGHSIFDVYGDVPRVTENVHRAINGELTHYFTTTGEIHWESWVVPIRDAHGDQVMVLGFSIDITRVRNAEDALRDRLAKIEQQQEIIRRLSTPIIEVWDGVLTLPMLGVLDSTRTAEVMDNLLDRITQSQARYAVLDLTGVEVVDTGVAGYLLRLVNAIRLLGAEGIVAGIRPTVAQTMITLGADLSQIVTHRNLRAALSYCIRQMSPRGAPGALGALGALGAPDTKPSRQRPHD, from the coding sequence GTGGCCGCAAACACACCGAGCGCATTGCTGGATTCATTCTTCTCGACTTGTCCCGAGCTGCTCTTCGTCGCCGCCATCGACGGACGGCTGGAGCTCACCAGCGCGGCGCTGCGGCACCACGTGGGTGCGGGGGGAGAGGCAGGGGCTCAGCTCCTCGATCTCATCCACCCGAAGGACAGACCTCTCGCCGAAGCGGCCCTGGCGCGCCTGCGGCAGAGCACCACCGCCGAGAGGCTCGACGTGCGCTTGCGGGACGTGCAGGGCGCCTATGGAATGGCGACGCTCCATGCGGCCTGCACGCAGGACGGCACCGCCATTCACGGCTCGCTGCGACTCGACCTCGAGAGCCCCCCACGCATCAAGGAGCTCCTCCTCGAGGCCCTCGCAAAGCACCTCCCTGCAGTCATCTGGGGTTGCAATCTCGCGGGCACCTTCATCTACCAGGAGGGCCAGGTCCTGGACACACTCGGGCTGCGACAGAATCACTTCCTGGGCCACAGCATCTTCGACGTCTATGGCGACGTGCCCAGGGTGACGGAGAACGTCCACCGAGCCATCAACGGCGAGCTTACCCACTACTTCACGACGACGGGGGAGATTCACTGGGAGAGCTGGGTGGTCCCCATCCGCGACGCCCACGGCGATCAGGTCATGGTCCTCGGCTTCTCCATCGACATCACCCGCGTCCGCAACGCCGAGGACGCGCTCCGCGATCGTCTCGCCAAGATCGAACAGCAGCAGGAGATCATCCGCCGCCTCTCCACCCCCATCATCGAGGTCTGGGACGGCGTGCTCACCCTCCCCATGCTCGGCGTCCTCGACAGCACCCGCACCGCCGAGGTCATGGACAACCTCCTCGACCGCATCACCCAGAGCCAGGCCCGCTACGCCGTCCTCGACCTCACCGGCGTCGAGGTCGTCGACACCGGCGTCGCCGGCTACCTGCTCCGCCTCGTCAACGCCATCCGCCTGCTCGGCGCTGAAGGCATCGTCGCCGGCATCCGCCCCACCGTCGCCCAGACCATGATCACCCTCGGCGCCGACCTCTCCCAGATCGTCACCCACCGCAACCTGCGCGCCGCCCTCTCTTACTGCATCCGCCAGATGTCTCCTCGTGGTGCCCCCGGTGCGCTCGGTGCGCTCGGTGCGCTCGGCGCCCCCGACACCAAGCCTTCACGGCAGCGCCCGCACGATTGA
- a CDS encoding PAS domain-containing protein produces the protein MLDSFFSTCPELLFVATLDAKLQLSSAAMRRHLGAGGEPGVHLLDLIHPEDKPVFETAWARLSSSTTPERLDVRLRDTHGVFTMVRCHAARTEDGTAIHGAFRLEAVCPPRTKELLLDAMAENLPAAIWGCSGDGTLVYQEGKALEMLGVKRGEFVGQNLLDLYGNVEGLGEYVRRALAGESIHYLTYLQGFHWENWLIPIFDAHGERVMILGFTIDITRVRKAEEELRLRLTEIEHQQEVIRRLSTPIIEVWDGVLTLPMLGVLDSTRTAEVMDNLLDRVAQSQARYAILDLTGVEVVDTGVAGYLLRLVNAIRLLGAEGIVAGIRPTVAQTMITLGADLSQIVTHRNLRAALSHCIRQMSSPSPSTPRPHD, from the coding sequence TTGCTGGATTCGTTCTTCTCGACGTGTCCCGAGCTGCTGTTCGTCGCCACCCTCGACGCAAAGCTCCAGCTCTCCAGCGCGGCGATGCGGCGCCACCTCGGCGCCGGGGGTGAGCCCGGGGTCCACCTCCTCGACCTCATCCACCCCGAGGACAAGCCCGTCTTCGAGACCGCCTGGGCGCGCCTCTCGTCGAGCACCACGCCGGAGCGGCTCGACGTCCGCCTGCGTGACACGCACGGGGTGTTCACCATGGTGAGGTGCCATGCAGCCCGCACCGAGGACGGCACCGCCATCCACGGCGCCTTCCGGCTAGAAGCGGTCTGCCCTCCCCGCACCAAGGAACTCCTCCTCGACGCGATGGCAGAGAACCTCCCTGCAGCCATCTGGGGCTGCTCCGGCGACGGCACCCTCGTCTACCAGGAGGGCAAAGCCCTGGAGATGCTCGGCGTGAAGCGCGGCGAGTTCGTGGGACAGAACCTCCTCGACCTCTACGGCAACGTCGAGGGCCTGGGCGAGTACGTGCGCCGCGCCCTCGCTGGCGAGAGCATCCACTACCTCACCTACCTGCAGGGGTTTCACTGGGAGAACTGGCTCATCCCCATCTTCGACGCCCACGGGGAGCGGGTCATGATCCTCGGCTTCACCATCGACATCACCCGCGTCCGCAAAGCCGAGGAAGAGCTCCGCCTGCGGCTCACCGAGATCGAGCACCAGCAAGAGGTCATCCGTCGCCTCTCCACCCCCATCATCGAGGTCTGGGACGGCGTGCTCACCCTCCCCATGCTCGGCGTCCTCGACAGCACCCGCACCGCCGAGGTCATGGACAACCTCCTCGATCGCGTCGCCCAGAGCCAGGCCCGCTACGCCATCCTCGACCTCACCGGCGTCGAGGTCGTCGACACCGGCGTCGCCGGCTACCTGCTCCGCCTCGTCAACGCCATCCGCCTGCTCGGCGCCGAAGGCATCGTCGCCGGCATCCGCCCCACCGTCGCCCAGACCATGATCACCCTCGGCGCCGACCTCTCTCAGATCGTCACCCACCGCAACCTGCGCGCCGCCCTCTCTCACTGCATCCGGCAGATGTCCTCCCCGTCGCCCTCGACGCCTCGCCCCCACGATTGA